The following are encoded in a window of Oncorhynchus mykiss isolate Arlee chromosome Y, USDA_OmykA_1.1, whole genome shotgun sequence genomic DNA:
- the LOC110510156 gene encoding tumor necrosis factor ligand superfamily member 10, translating into MATRDQFRLVVEQRHIMAASNSPRDVQSKLWVPMIVIVVVVLQVASTTGLLVFLNMSVAQVRSQGVAEELRCLGLLNALEKDQEIPESLVQLFGEPCIKLAQGIRAYVTKVTENIIAKHAVPEPSAQPRTKPVSSAGHQKPSAHLTLRDSSLQGPISLAPQKDLHQSCRHPVRSWGNQSFGSHLHNMTLSHGRLRIPRSGRYYLYAQVYFRYPSLTHEGGNHHGGSSSYQLVQCVYKKTSYAKPLQLLKGVGTKCWAPDTEYALHSVYQGGLFELRAGDEIFVSVSSPTAVHAEDSSSYFGAFRFDP; encoded by the exons ATGGCAACTCGAGATCAATTCAGACTTGTCGTTGAACAAAGACATATCATGGCCGCATCAAACAGCCCACGAGACGTCCAGTCAAAGTTATGGGTCCCAATGATCGTTATTGTCGTGGTTGTACTGCAAGTAGCTTCGACAACTGGACTCCTCGTCTTCTTGAACATGTCAGTTGCTCAG GTGAGGAGTCAAGGGGTGGCTGAGGAGTTACGTTGCCTGGGGCTCCTTAATGCCCTGGAGAAAGACCAGGAGATACCGGAGTCTCTGGTTCAACTGTTTGGGGAGCCCTGCATCAAACTGGCCCAGGGAATAAGAGCCTATGTCACCAAG GTGACAGAAAACATTATTGCAAAACACGCCGTTCCAG AGCCCAGTGCCCAGCCCAGAACCAAGCCCGTCAGTTCTGCAGGGCATCAGAAGCCCTCTGCTCACCTCACACTCCGAGACAGTAGCTTACAGG GCCCTATATCCCTGGCCCCTCAGAAAGACCTGCATCAGTCCTGCCGCCACCCGGTCCGGTCCTGGGGCAACCAGAGTTTCGGCTCCCATCTCCACAACATGACCCTGTCTCATGGACGCCTACGCATCCCCCGGTCCGGACGTTATTACTTGTATGCCCAGGTGTACTTCCGCTATCCCTCCCTCACCCACGAGGGGGGTAACCACCATGGGGGCTCCTCCAGCTACCAGCTGGTCCAGTGTGTCTACAAGAAGACGTCATACGCCAAGCCCCTTCAGTTGCTGAAGGGGGTGGGCACCAAGTGCTGGGCGCCTGACACTGAGTATGCCCTCCACTCTGTCTACCAGGGAGGCCTGTTTGAGCTGAGGGCCGGGGATGAGATCTTTGTTTCTGTGTCGTCGCCTACAGCCGTGCACGCAGAGGACTCATCCAGCTATTTTGGGGCATTTCGATTTGACCCATGA